The following coding sequences lie in one Arachis ipaensis cultivar K30076 chromosome B05, Araip1.1, whole genome shotgun sequence genomic window:
- the LOC107639964 gene encoding uncharacterized protein LOC107639964 → MEEIRNVKKVLDEKFKIKDIGRLKYFLGLEFAHSSKGLAICQRKYTLDLLEEFGMLGAKPASTPMHYSAALSKNSGMKLSDSLWYRKLVGKLLYLTNTRPDISYAVGCLSQFLDCPTDQHFQVGLHVLRYLKGDSSSSLFFAKDNNLKLTGFVDSDWATCLDTRRSRSRKQTTVSCSSLDAEYRAMSQATREGQWLVYLLKELQAEHKTPFSLFCDTQSTLHIAANPIFHERTKHLEVDCHLVRDKTQEGVVKLLPVKTTEQTADILTKILSPTPFNTCRSKLGLLNLYIPSLKAGIT, encoded by the exons ATGGAAGAAATCAGAAATGTGAAAAAGGTCTTGGATGAGAAGTTTAAAATCAAGGATATCGGCAGATTGAAGTACTTTCTAGGACTGGAATTTGCTCACAGTTCAAAAGGATTGGCAATTTGTCAACGCAAGTACACATTAGACCTCTTAGAAGAATTTGGTATGTTGGGTGCCAAGCCAGCAAGCACTCCCATGCACTATTCAGCTGCCCTCTCCAAGAATTCAGGGATGAAGTTGAGTGATTCGCTATGGTACAGAAAACTAGTTGGCAAGTTATTATATCTCACCAACACTCGACCAGATATTTCGTATGCTGTAGGATGTTTGAGCCAATTTCTCGACTGCCCCACTGATCAACATTTTCAAGTAGGTCTCCATGTGCTTCGGTATCTCAAGGGTGATTCGAGTTCGAGTTTGTTTTTTGCCAAAGACAATAACTTGAAACTCACAGGGTTTGTTGATTCAGACTGGGCAACTTGCCTAGATACTAGAAGATCG CGCAGCAGGAAGCAAACTActgtctcctgttcatcattagATGCAGAATACAGGGCAATGAGCCAGGCAACTAGAGAAGGACAATGGCTAGTGTATCTTCTGAAAGAACTCCAGGCTGAGCATAAGACACCTTTTAGTCTCTTTTGCGACACTCAATCCACTCTTCACATAGCTGCAAACCCTATCTTCCATGAAAGGACAAAGCATTTGGAAGTAGACTGTCATTTGGTCAGGGACAAGACTCAAGAAGGAGTGGTGAAGTTGCTGCCCGTCAAGACAACTGAACAAACAGCAGACATTCTTACCAAAATTTTATCTCCGACTCCCTTCAACACGTGTCGGAGCAAGCTAGGATTATTAAATCTCTATATTCCCAGCTTGAAGGCGGGTATCACATGA